From a single Toxoplasma gondii ME49 chromosome II, whole genome shotgun sequence genomic region:
- a CDS encoding hypothetical protein (encoded by transcript TGME49_297410~Signal peptide predicted by SignalP 2.0 HMM (probability 0.982) with cleavage site probability 0.950 at residue 27): MEIFSYPRKYVLMLAVAVAVVATLATAQDTEHGFTPDVLRAKSRQENSVVQEKKQTVSQPTEHEKKTASAPGDEKQGASVDSNTSEDIDLQPKQEMVSFTFNLPISSLEGAAAGDFFFGDMLSSFGSLFSRLFSVDDWDDEEIDSSRNSVSPASAGVPTAGSYGLAPTSPASSVVSTSGGSLSSFARVFGDAESHAFGPTGHEEGESVYQGDEAFLPFLTSAYLLPGVQSLLSSMMMVPFSDAFSVSFENGVPKAAGANGAGGKEDGASFGIINLFSNLMQASPESLVGPEILSHITDENCLFEVDLHSLPETASITVGVEGDAVFVEYSNTFSETSDVAAADDTDESDFEEPTADLSGKTDKSDSKGEGKGPEESITAEALSEATGAQQSEPLGKADKKASRQNLRGTVGAAANVYSYERFVIDPVCDYESADARAARVEDDLLMIKFPLKKAHKQQTRDRQDNERKNPKQSDEKKAADRLSSNTENVSDPQILSHEAEKKTEDTNKETTSQKKEEHKVDAEAEQVLQSNRHNSAPKRLVEVSRLQSSHPRRRILPLVAAQEF; encoded by the exons ATGGAGATCTTTTCGTATCCAAGGAAGTATGTCCTGATGTTGGCGGTCGCCGTAGCTGTGGTGGCGACACTTGCGACTGCACAGGACACAGAACACGGTTTCACGCCGGATGTTCTGAGGGCAAAAAGTCGCCAAGAGAACAGTGTGGttcaggagaagaagcagaccgTTTCGCAACCCACTGAACATGAAAAAAAGACAGCATCGGCTCCAGGAGATGAGAAACAGGGCGCGAGTGTCGACTCAAACACATCAGAAGATATCGACCTCCAGCCGAAACAGGAAATG GTCTCTTTCACCTTCAACCTGCCTATTAGTTCTCTCGAGGGGGCAGCAGCAGGCGACTTTTTCTTTGGAGACATGCTCTCCTCCTTCGGTTCCCTGTTCTCCAGACTTTTCTCTGTAGATGATTgggacgacgaagagatcGACAGCAGCAGgaactctgtctctcctgcttcaGCTGGAGTTCCAACAGCTGGCTCTTACGGTTTAGCACCGACTTCGCCGGCAAGCAGTGTGGTCTCGACATCCGGtggatctctctcttcttttgcaAGAGTATTTGGTGACGCCGAGTCTCACGCGTTTGGCCCTACTGGCcacgaggagggagaaagcgtCTACCAAGGGGACGAGGCATTCCTTCCGTTCCTGACTTCGGCGTACCTTCTTCCTGGTGTGCAAAGTCTTCTGAGCAGTATGATGATGGTTCCATTTTCTGATGCATTCTCCGTCAGCTTCGAAAACGGAGTACCCAAAGCAGCCGGAGCAAATGGAGCAGGGGGGAAAGAGGATGGAGCCAGTTTCGGCATCATAAATCTCTTTTCGAACCTGATGCAAGCTTCCCCGGAAAGCCTGGTCGGACCAGAGATTTTGTCACACATAACAGACGAGAACTGTCTATTTGAAGTCGACCTTCACTCGCTCCCAGAAACAGCTTCGATCACAGTAGGGGTAGAGGGCGACGCAGTTTTCGTCGAATATTCCAACACCTTTTCGGAAACTAGTGACGTGGCCGCGGCTGACGATACAGACGAATCCGATTTCGAGGAACCTACGGCTGACCTCTCCGGCAAAACTGACAAAAGTGACAGCAAAGGTGAGGGGAAAGGCCCAGAGGAAAGTATTACCGCAGAAGCATTGTCAGAGGCGACCGGGGCGCAGCAAAGTGAACCTCTAGGCAAAGCGGACAAGAAGGCTTCCCGGCAAAACTTGAGAGGCACAGTGGGTGCAGCAGCCAATGTTTACTCGTACGAACGATTCGTAATTGACCCTGTATGCGATTACGAGAGTGCCGATGCAAGAGCAGCGAGGGTCGAAGATGACCTACTTATGATCAAATTCCCTCTCAAAAAGGCACACAAACAGCAGACAAGAGACCGCCAAGACAATGAGAGGAAAAACCCAAAACAAAGCGATGAGAAAAAGGCAGCGGACCGTTTGAGCAGCAACACTGAGAACGTGTCTGATCCTCAGATTCTCAGCCacgaggcagaaaagaagacggaagacactaacaaagaaacgacgtcgcagaaaaaggaagaacacaAAGTTGACGCCGAGGCGGAGCAAGTCCTCCAGAGCAACCGACACAACAGCGCACCGAAGCGGCTCGTGGAGGTCTCGAGGCTTCAGTCAAGCCACCCGCGACGAAGAATCTTGCCATTGGTGGCGGCACAAGAATTTTAG